TATTAATCTTTTAAGATAGTGGGAAATGCTAAAATACAACCACCTGAAAGCCGAAATCGATTATTACCAATACCAGCATTTGCTGAATATATCAGGTGGTTTAGAAGAGTCTACCCAATCTCAACGTGAGAGACATGTGGAAGTGTCATCCGATTCTGTTGGACATCCAAAACATGCAGAGAAATCTTCCCCATATTTTAGATGGAAACGAGCAAATCAGGCGGGTAAGTGAGGAGATTAAGTTGATAAGGTAATCAGCCATAGACTGGTAACATGATAAATAAGAATACATCCTTAAATCTTAAAAATCAAGAGAGGAAGTTTTTATCTTCTTCAAGTATGTTGAAAGTGTTTCCATCTTGTCTACAAGCATCCTACAGAAAAGCAGTAGCTTTGGTGGGCAGTTTAGGAAGAACAAGCTTATTTATATGATGATGGGTGGTAGACTTTCAAATAGAATAATACATTGTTCCTGGGAAAACAAGCTGGAATGGTTTCCTTTTCATATAAGAAAAATCAGTATTATACACAGGAAATGCTCAACTGGATTATTATAACGGGAGAAGGAAAAGAAGCATAACTATGGATACAAAGAGTCAATAATAGAAGTTTTATTCAGCTACAACATTTCTTCATGACCAAAAGTGTCAAAATCAATAACACCTAGCATCCTAATTCCTAATAGCCACTGTCATGAATTAACATATGGAATGGAAGAACTAGTAAGCTCAATATAATATTTGTTACCTTATATCAATTGCTTAATAATACTCAGGGTATTAAGTCCTTATATATTCGATGTTCATTTATATGAAGCTGAATATGTTAGGATCAACTCTGCTAATAGAGCTGCTAATCTCATCTGTAGGAATCATGTAGACTAAGACTAGTTCTAGTGGTTACAAGAACAGCTGTAGTGCTTGGACACACATGGCAGCTTCTCCTTTTGTCAAGGATTGATCTTTTGATCCCAATCCTTGTATCTTGTAACAGTCGGCCTTTTGAGAGGCATTATAAGAATCATGGTGAAACTTTATTTCTCAGTTTTAATTTCAATTCCAGTTAGCACCCAACAGAATAATAACAAAGTATCATACTTGGCCTTTGAATTCAAAAAACCCTCTTATAAGGCAAGAGACATACACAAATTACTTCATCCATTAACAAAAACTAGCTTTCTCTTCAATATTCACCACACAATATATAGTATGAAATATTGAAAAGACAACCACATGAAAGCTACAACCGAACTGGGAGATTTGAGTGTGTACCTCTATTCACAGATTAGCTAAAGATACGAACTTTATTCACTGTGATTCCTTGAGAGTCTACCCAAACTCATAGTGAAAGACTTGTGCAAGATCACTCAGATTCTTTTGGAAACCCAAAAGATGCAGACAGGTCTTCCCCATTTTCAGAAACGAGCAAACCAGGCTTGGGAGTGGAGCTCACAAATTGGGTTCCACTCTACAACACTAGAACAGGAATTGGCTACAAGGCACGACTATGTCTGTAATAAGAGAATGAAGAATGCTTGATTGCCATACCGGAAAAAATTAATGAAATTCTGACTGATTCCTAGATAAATCAAACACTAATACACCAAGTTATATTCTTTTGTCGTTTAAAGCTTTGATTGTCGTTCGCTGTCTCCACCTGGAGTTGGTAGTCATCTAGTTTTTGGTACTGTTTACCTCCAAAGCATGCCACGTGCACAACATCTCACACAGAACCCACAACGCTGTTCTTTCTAAAAGCCCAGAATTTTATTATTCTCTCTCTGAAAGTTGTAATCTTTGATTGGTAAAAATGGCGGACAAGCCAAGCCGAGCTCTGGTTTTATACGGAGATGGGTTGGCCCGTTTCGTCAATCCATCACACACCCATCTCCATTCTCTCGCTTCCAATGCTTCCTGTGGCTTCTTGAGCCTCCCCAATGCTCCTCCCTCAGGTTATTTCCTCTCTTTATTCTCTGTCTAATTCTGTCTGCCGAGTGCCAATCCTAGCTTTTGGGTTCTATCAAGTTTGCTTTTTTATCATGCTCGACTTCAAAAAGTAATCTTCTTGATATCAAGTTGTTTTGTTGATAATCAAATTGGGTTGCTTTTAGTGATTTTTAGCATTGGGACTTACTTGGGTTTAGATTGCAGAAAGCGAGGATGAGAGGATTGCTAGAGAGTTTGCAGTGCTTGTGGATGCATATGAAGCTTATACCAATCCAGTGAGAACCACCTACTTTATACTCTTGCAATGTCTAGTTCATACTTTATAGTATGTACATACTAAGTAGGTTTGCTAAATTGGTTTCGCAGAGTGGAAGTACCACCAAAGAAGAAGGTGGGGAGAATTTCACCATATCCGAAAGGTAGAATGAATTTCGGGTTTCGCATGTTGTAATTGTAATGGCCGAAAAATGATGTATACTGTTTTTGTCTCAACTGAGGTACCTTTATCGTATGCTTTAGGTTCATGGGGATGAAAGCTGCTATAGTTACAAACAATCCAAGTTTGAAGTCTTTTGGTACCAGACTTGGTTTCTCCGTGCTGCCGAATGATGGTTTTATCAAAAGCAGTAAGTCCCAAGCCGAGCTGCCAGTTGAGTCCGTGGCAGCTGAATTGCTGAAGTTGCTTGGATTTGGACAGACAGTGGAGCCGAGACAGTATGATTTAGTGTTCGTGCATGTTGGGGCAGGTGAGGTAGATGTTAAGAATGATCAGGCAATTGCTGATGATGTGGAATATCCCAATGCTTTGGTTGGTGCTATAATGAACATAGGCAAACCTGGAACTGAAATCAGTCTCCATTTGCACTTGTCTGTTGTAATGAGCTATGGGGGTACCTCAGAAAAAGATGATGTCAACTTGTCATTCTCAATCAGTAAAGATGGTACCAACTCCAATCTGTCAAAGCTCGTTCCTCATCAAAGTTATACTATGAGAGGAGAGGCTCTGCGGAAGGATGTTAGGTGAGTGAGCACTTGGTAGTTTATTGTACCACTTGGAAGAACCTTTATATAACTTCAGCTATACTTTGGTGAACAGGCACCATTCCCCAATGCTATTGGCTCAATGGCAATATGCTGTGACCCGCAAGGACATGGCAGAGACATTCTCTTTCGAAGATTTCAAGGAGGTAGAATTTTGAGATTAATTTCCTGCATTGTTCATGTTTTAACTTGTCATCTCAACAACTGATTAAAACAAAAATAAATGAAAAGAGATCCAGTGATATAACTTGCCACAAACTTAACTTACCAGTCTAGGAGCTTATACACGTGCGTCCATCCTTCTTAGAAGGCCAAGCCTTATGGGTTCTATGCGAATCCATGTATTGAACAA
The window above is part of the Fragaria vesca subsp. vesca linkage group LG2, FraVesHawaii_1.0, whole genome shotgun sequence genome. Proteins encoded here:
- the LOC101307554 gene encoding uncharacterized protein LOC101307554, whose product is MADKPSRALVLYGDGLARFVNPSHTHLHSLASNASCGFLSLPNAPPSESEDERIAREFAVLVDAYEAYTNPSGSTTKEEGGENFTISERFMGMKAAIVTNNPSLKSFGTRLGFSVLPNDGFIKSSKSQAELPVESVAAELLKLLGFGQTVEPRQYDLVFVHVGAGEVDVKNDQAIADDVEYPNALVGAIMNIGKPGTEISLHLHLSVVMSYGGTSEKDDVNLSFSISKDGTNSNLSKLVPHQSYTMRGEALRKDVRHHSPMLLAQWQYAVTRKDMAETFSFEDFKEHGGNLVIPADRFLHEVAFKLWKAPKYGA